From Campylobacter concisus, a single genomic window includes:
- a CDS encoding type VI secretion system baseplate subunit TssE — MSLIDKILYEFSDESKLHPYFKDLDSDIKDHIDTILNSRLGSYGRLNDSIIDLWSMGVEINELGHKLGMAIYELISSNENRIEVTSIGYDDSLKPWRIIFNINYKHKNDNFKEYLLKVIFKNNRYCEIL; from the coding sequence ATGTCGCTGATAGATAAAATTTTATATGAATTTAGTGATGAATCAAAGCTACATCCATATTTTAAAGATCTAGACAGCGACATAAAAGATCACATTGATACCATTTTAAACTCTAGACTTGGTAGCTACGGCCGATTAAATGATAGTATTATTGATCTTTGGTCGATGGGCGTTGAAATAAATGAGCTTGGTCATAAACTTGGCATGGCAATATATGAACTAATTAGCTCAAATGAGAATAGAATAGAAGTAACATCTATCGGATATGATGACTCACTAAAGCCTTGGCGTATCATCTTTAATATAAATTACAAGCATAAAAACGATAATTTCAAAGAGTATTTGCTAAAAGTTATTTTTAAAAACAATAGATATTGTGAGATTTTATAA
- the tssF gene encoding type VI secretion system baseplate subunit TssF, whose translation MDYNENNLAYFQKEMAYLDETRALFIKNFPKVAPFLDTKSKDPDVESIIENMAILTSRIRQELDENIPLIAESLVNILMPSYTNPFPSVCMQEFTLRDDFSGIKEFIPKGSIVESKQINGITCKFQTIFDINLLPLKITKAFMSNNKSDYLLNLNISVTKDELSTKELDIDFLNLYLGDNVYFSSTLLMWLKNYLKFITISFEDSDQEIKLSPDKLSLDEFDERLIKSDEFGFEAFELLKELSFFPSKLNFVRLNGLSFLKNFSTKSFNIKFIFSKDMPSGYVPRLEYFSLFVTPAINLFAMSAEPILNNNRRSEYRIFLDRSNIDAYEIVSINKVVAHSSNNEKRILKNYKSFERFEFLNDERAKDYYFVSNKTDIKLNSYKEISFFKSDSKDQTISIDTLCCNGDLPCKLRLGEIDRVLSHQGVTTKNLTIPTSVKRVKIDGNLLWKLVSILSFSYQSILEKGSFLALLNTFSAPDDEFFKKFANSLYDIKTKQIYRVDQGFAKRGLLCIFYIDESEFESIGNVYALGINLAKFLSKFASINSFCELKIKCIKSKILLNYDFLGGTKKLI comes from the coding sequence ATGGATTATAATGAAAATAATCTAGCTTATTTTCAAAAAGAGATGGCATATCTTGATGAAACAAGAGCCCTTTTTATTAAAAATTTTCCAAAAGTAGCACCCTTTTTAGATACTAAAAGCAAAGATCCTGATGTTGAGAGCATAATAGAAAATATGGCTATTTTAACATCGAGGATTAGGCAAGAACTAGATGAAAATATCCCACTAATCGCTGAGTCTTTAGTAAATATCTTAATGCCAAGCTATACAAATCCTTTTCCATCAGTTTGTATGCAAGAATTTACCTTAAGAGATGACTTTTCTGGGATAAAAGAATTTATACCAAAAGGAAGTATAGTTGAGTCAAAGCAGATCAATGGCATAACGTGCAAATTCCAAACGATTTTTGACATAAATTTGCTTCCCTTAAAGATAACAAAAGCTTTTATGTCAAACAATAAGAGTGATTATCTTCTAAATTTAAATATAAGCGTTACAAAGGACGAGCTTAGTACTAAAGAACTTGATATAGATTTTTTAAATTTATATCTTGGAGATAATGTTTACTTCTCTTCTACGCTCTTAATGTGGCTAAAAAATTACTTGAAATTTATTACAATAAGTTTTGAAGATAGCGATCAAGAGATAAAGTTAAGCCCTGATAAACTTAGTTTAGATGAGTTTGATGAGCGTTTGATAAAGAGTGATGAGTTTGGATTTGAAGCATTTGAGCTTTTAAAAGAGCTATCATTTTTTCCTTCAAAGTTAAATTTTGTGCGATTAAACGGCCTTAGCTTTCTTAAAAATTTTTCTACAAAAAGCTTTAATATTAAATTCATATTTTCAAAAGATATGCCAAGTGGATATGTGCCAAGGCTAGAATATTTTTCTCTTTTTGTTACGCCTGCAATAAATTTATTTGCAATGAGTGCCGAGCCTATTTTGAATAACAATAGACGAAGCGAATATAGAATTTTTCTAGATCGCTCAAATATCGATGCTTATGAAATCGTTTCAATAAATAAGGTGGTCGCTCATAGTAGTAATAATGAAAAAAGGATATTAAAAAACTATAAAAGTTTTGAGAGATTTGAATTTTTAAATGATGAGCGAGCAAAAGATTATTATTTTGTCAGCAATAAAACAGATATAAAACTAAACTCTTATAAAGAAATTTCCTTTTTTAAAAGTGACTCTAAAGATCAAACCATTAGCATAGATACACTTTGCTGCAATGGTGATTTGCCTTGTAAATTAAGACTTGGTGAAATAGATAGAGTGTTATCTCATCAAGGTGTAACAACTAAAAATTTAACCATTCCAACTAGTGTAAAGCGAGTAAAAATAGATGGAAATCTTCTTTGGAAACTAGTCAGTATCTTATCTTTTAGCTATCAAAGTATACTAGAGAAGGGCTCTTTTTTAGCACTTCTTAATACCTTTAGCGCACCAGATGATGAGTTTTTTAAAAAATTTGCAAACTCGCTTTATGATATAAAAACAAAGCAAATTTATAGAGTTGATCAAGGCTTTGCAAAAAGAGGGTTGCTCTGCATATTTTATATAGATGAAAGTGAATTTGAGAGTATTGGAAATGTCTATGCTTTAGGTATAAATTTGGCTAAATTTTTATCAAAATTTGCTTCAATTAATTCATTTTGCGAGCTTAAAATAAAGTGTATAAAGAGCAAAATTTTGCTTAATTATGACTTTTTAGGTGGTACAAAAAAATTAATATGA
- a CDS encoding type VI secretion system baseplate subunit TssG, whose translation MNKELNQASFFKLVKNRLKHHDRRDIFLKNSPSFAYPINELESLNKEDVVKIVVNFMGLLGSGSHLTSYILEKISKSNDNNFEKFFDFFDNYLLWLFFDSISLKNYARSFEKELDDKISKILLDILNISNKKLAKKILPFSPLIISQRRPKREIEFALQRHFNLKNKLFLLENLPNQIFIAPSNLNSLGIKNRTLGRNFILGKKLFEKQTKIAVYINGIDYEEAIDFFPKRRKFKELQDTLIFFTNNEFVADLYIKINYSPKMQLKLGMDESYSKIGLGARLKSNKNMSNFIKFRLCS comes from the coding sequence ATGAACAAAGAACTAAATCAAGCTTCTTTTTTTAAGTTAGTAAAAAACCGCCTAAAGCACCACGATAGAAGAGATATTTTTTTAAAAAATAGCCCAAGTTTTGCCTATCCGATTAATGAACTTGAAAGCTTAAATAAAGAGGACGTAGTAAAAATCGTTGTAAATTTTATGGGTCTTTTGGGAAGTGGATCGCATCTTACAAGCTATATTTTAGAAAAGATCTCAAAGAGTAACGATAATAATTTCGAGAAATTTTTTGACTTTTTTGACAATTACTTGCTTTGGCTTTTCTTTGATAGCATTAGTCTAAAAAATTATGCAAGATCCTTTGAAAAAGAGCTTGATGATAAAATTTCAAAGATTTTATTGGATATATTAAACATAAGCAATAAAAAATTAGCAAAAAAAATCTTACCATTTTCTCCGCTTATTATTAGTCAAAGAAGGCCTAAAAGAGAGATCGAGTTCGCTTTGCAGCGTCATTTTAATTTAAAAAATAAACTATTTTTGCTAGAAAATCTACCAAATCAAATTTTCATAGCGCCTTCAAATTTAAATTCGCTTGGTATCAAAAATAGGACTTTGGGCAGAAATTTTATACTTGGTAAAAAGCTTTTTGAGAAACAAACTAAAATAGCAGTTTATATAAATGGCATAGATTATGAAGAAGCTATTGATTTTTTCCCAAAAAGAAGAAAATTTAAAGAGCTTCAAGATACTCTTATTTTTTTTACAAACAATGAATTTGTTGCCGATTTATACATAAAAATAAACTATTCTCCAAAGATGCAATTAAAGCTTGGAATGGATGAAAGTTATAGTAAAATAGGCCTTGGTGCAAGGCTTAAAAGTAATAAAAATATGTCAAATTTTATAAAATTTAGGCTTTGCTCTTAA